A single region of the Hyalangium ruber genome encodes:
- a CDS encoding DUF2845 domain-containing protein → MRSLLMALALVLLSAPTLSHAASLRCGTGLVADGASKTDVLMKCGEPIAKDSRTERTEVKTRDEDSDSSTKQITETHIEEWTYNFGPTKFMQVVVFKNGLLVEVRSANRGH, encoded by the coding sequence ATGCGTTCCCTGTTGATGGCTCTGGCCCTCGTGCTGCTCTCCGCTCCTACGCTCAGCCATGCCGCCTCCCTTCGCTGCGGCACCGGGCTCGTCGCGGACGGCGCCTCCAAGACCGATGTCCTCATGAAGTGCGGCGAGCCCATCGCCAAGGACTCCCGCACCGAACGGACCGAGGTGAAGACACGGGACGAGGACAGCGACTCCTCGACGAAGCAGATCACCGAGACACATATCGAGGAGTGGACATACAACTTCGGCCCCACCAAGTTCATGCAGGTGGTGGTGTTCAAAAATGGCTTGCTCGTGGAAGTGCGGAGCGCGAACCGCGGCCACTGA
- a CDS encoding sodium:solute symporter — protein sequence MTLLDWLVLVGTTAFIVIWGMWKTRGARTTDEYLRGGNEMRWTTIGLSVMATQASAITFLSVPGQAYEDGMRFVQFYFGQPLAMVIISAVFIPIYFRLKVLTAYEYLESRFDMKTRLLGAFLFLIQRGLASGITIYAPAIILSTLLGWPLEPTIVVMGSLVILYTVTGGSKAVSQTQKQQMVIMLGGMAVAAIVIIWRLPEQVSLGRAVDVAGAFGRMNVVSFDLSFQDRYNFWSGMTGGLFLALSYFGTDQSQVGRYLTGRSITESRLGLLFNGVLKIPMQFLILFVGILVFVFYQFSTPPLLFNESLRTRVQATQQAGEFSAVEAKWEQVQADKRAELERYLAAQEAGDSATAATSRERLKEGARTADTLRKEAKAVVSRALPGAETKDSDYIFITFVKNWLPSGLFGLLIAVILAAAMSSIASELNALGATTTVDFYRRVIRRDASDHQVLVASKLFTILWGVVAIAFASFASLLDNLIQAVNILGSIFYGTVLGLFLVAFFVKRVQGHAVFIAALISQSTVIALFLFTQIGYLWFNVIGCTLVVVLGLIVQAVMPRAPAPA from the coding sequence GTGACACTGCTCGACTGGTTGGTCCTCGTCGGGACGACGGCATTCATCGTCATCTGGGGCATGTGGAAGACGCGCGGCGCGCGCACCACGGATGAGTACCTGCGTGGCGGCAACGAGATGCGGTGGACCACGATTGGTCTGTCCGTCATGGCCACGCAGGCCAGCGCCATCACGTTCCTGTCCGTGCCGGGCCAGGCCTACGAAGACGGCATGCGCTTCGTGCAGTTCTACTTCGGCCAGCCGCTGGCGATGGTCATCATCAGCGCCGTCTTCATCCCCATCTATTTCCGGCTGAAGGTCCTCACGGCCTACGAGTACCTGGAGTCGCGCTTCGACATGAAGACGCGCCTGCTGGGCGCCTTCCTCTTCCTGATCCAGCGCGGGCTGGCCTCCGGCATCACCATCTACGCTCCGGCCATCATCCTCTCGACGCTCCTAGGGTGGCCGCTCGAGCCGACCATCGTGGTCATGGGCAGTCTCGTCATCCTCTATACGGTGACGGGAGGTTCCAAGGCCGTCAGCCAGACCCAGAAGCAGCAGATGGTGATCATGCTCGGGGGCATGGCCGTGGCGGCCATCGTCATCATCTGGCGGCTGCCCGAGCAGGTGTCTCTGGGGCGCGCCGTGGATGTGGCGGGCGCGTTCGGCCGCATGAACGTGGTCAGCTTCGACCTCAGCTTCCAGGATCGGTACAACTTCTGGTCGGGCATGACCGGCGGGCTGTTCCTGGCGCTGTCGTACTTCGGGACCGACCAGTCCCAGGTGGGCCGCTACCTGACGGGCCGCTCCATCACCGAGAGCCGCCTGGGGCTGCTGTTCAACGGCGTGCTGAAGATCCCGATGCAGTTCCTGATCCTCTTCGTGGGGATCCTGGTCTTCGTCTTCTACCAATTCTCCACGCCGCCGCTGCTCTTCAACGAGTCCCTGCGCACGCGGGTCCAGGCGACCCAGCAGGCCGGGGAGTTCTCCGCGGTCGAGGCGAAGTGGGAGCAGGTGCAGGCCGACAAGCGCGCGGAGCTGGAGCGCTACCTGGCCGCACAGGAGGCGGGCGACAGCGCCACCGCAGCCACCTCGCGCGAGCGCCTGAAGGAGGGCGCGCGAACGGCTGACACCCTTCGCAAGGAGGCCAAGGCGGTGGTCTCCCGGGCGCTGCCGGGAGCGGAGACCAAGGACTCGGACTACATCTTCATCACGTTCGTGAAGAACTGGCTGCCGAGCGGCCTCTTCGGGCTCCTCATCGCTGTCATCCTGGCGGCGGCCATGAGCTCGATCGCCAGCGAGCTGAACGCCCTGGGGGCGACGACCACGGTCGACTTCTACCGGCGCGTCATCCGCCGGGATGCGTCGGATCACCAGGTGCTCGTTGCCTCGAAGCTCTTCACGATCCTCTGGGGCGTGGTGGCCATCGCCTTCGCGAGCTTCGCGTCGCTGCTCGACAACCTCATCCAGGCGGTCAACATCCTGGGGTCGATCTTCTACGGGACCGTGCTGGGCCTCTTCCTGGTGGCCTTCTTCGTCAAGCGCGTCCAGGGGCACGCCGTCTTCATCGCCGCGCTCATCTCGCAGTCGACGGTGATAGCCCTCTTCCTGTTCACCCAGATCGGCTACCTCTGGTTCAACGTGATCGGCTGCACGCTGGTGGTCGTCCTGGGCCTGATCGTCCAGGCGGTCATGCCTCGGGCTCCAGCGCCGGCCTGA
- a CDS encoding TetR/AcrR family transcriptional regulator, which translates to MATRKTRSKSKPYHHGDLRRALIDASLALIAEEGFAALTLREVARRAGVTHAAPYRHFADKEALLAAVAEEGFRTMTSQMSERMARETGPLERLAACGVAYVLFAVAHPSHFRVMFGPHFTHPMKHEGMETEGGNSFGLLMQSIVQGQQAGELREGEPLPLALMAWAQVHGLASLLVDGKIERPGAPKPEELALFQTRLLFDGLRRPPQNG; encoded by the coding sequence GTGGCCACCCGGAAGACCCGTTCGAAGTCCAAGCCCTACCACCATGGGGACCTGCGCCGTGCGCTCATCGACGCGTCCCTGGCCCTCATCGCCGAGGAGGGCTTCGCCGCCCTCACCCTGCGCGAGGTGGCCCGGCGCGCCGGGGTGACGCACGCGGCGCCCTACCGGCACTTCGCCGACAAGGAAGCCCTCCTGGCCGCCGTCGCCGAGGAGGGCTTTCGCACGATGACTTCGCAGATGAGCGAACGCATGGCCCGAGAGACTGGCCCCCTGGAGCGCCTGGCCGCTTGTGGAGTGGCCTACGTCCTGTTCGCGGTCGCGCACCCCTCCCACTTTCGCGTGATGTTCGGGCCCCACTTCACCCACCCCATGAAGCACGAGGGCATGGAGACCGAGGGCGGCAATTCCTTCGGCCTGCTCATGCAGTCCATCGTCCAGGGACAGCAGGCAGGCGAGCTGCGCGAGGGTGAACCCCTGCCGCTGGCCCTCATGGCCTGGGCTCAGGTGCATGGCCTGGCCTCGCTGCTCGTGGACGGCAAAATCGAGCGCCCAGGGGCTCCCAAACCCGAGGAACTTGCCCTCTTCCAGACCCGGCTGCTGTTCGACGGGCTCCGGCGTCCCCCGCAGAACGGTTGA
- a CDS encoding AI-2E family transporter, producing the protein MSAAESKRWSNYVFAGLFILAVVLFSRILLPFVMPVLLGGFLVVLFMPVQDFLCRKLRGRKSLCAAVCTLTVFLLILAPLAAVGWMVGRELLQLAAGLPDVLDRVDLRQQALTFLPNGFGRYVRVDSANTEAERALMSAAAGSASVIRHVLGVGSELVINLFLMLVAMYYFFLDGRRLFAEATRLIPLDKRYIHSFAREFTDVAYAIVYGNTLTALAQGAIGLVGMLLVGVPHAGVWGAAMVIAAMVPVVGTGLVWVPVSIALILSGKSSEGLFLLAWGAIVVGSADNVLRPKLCGSRMALHPLLVFLSMFGGVAVFGMMGMLVGPLIASFFMAMVRIYRRDFLGISTPALVAPPVVEPSVVEPAVAPAPMAASSVET; encoded by the coding sequence GTGTCGGCGGCGGAATCGAAGCGGTGGTCCAATTATGTGTTCGCGGGGTTGTTCATCCTCGCGGTGGTGCTGTTCTCTCGCATCCTGCTGCCTTTCGTGATGCCAGTGCTCCTGGGCGGCTTTCTCGTCGTCCTGTTCATGCCGGTCCAGGATTTCCTGTGCCGGAAGTTGAGGGGACGAAAGTCGCTGTGCGCCGCCGTCTGCACGTTGACCGTCTTCCTGCTCATCCTGGCGCCGCTGGCCGCCGTGGGGTGGATGGTGGGCCGTGAGCTGCTCCAGCTCGCCGCGGGCCTGCCGGACGTGTTGGACCGGGTGGACCTGCGGCAGCAGGCGCTCACGTTCCTGCCGAACGGCTTCGGCCGCTATGTGCGCGTGGACTCCGCGAACACCGAGGCCGAGCGCGCGCTGATGTCGGCGGCGGCCGGGAGCGCCTCGGTGATCCGCCACGTGCTCGGCGTGGGCTCGGAGCTGGTCATCAACCTGTTCCTGATGTTGGTGGCCATGTACTACTTCTTCCTCGACGGGCGCCGGCTCTTCGCGGAGGCCACCCGTCTCATTCCTCTCGACAAGCGCTACATCCACTCCTTCGCGCGTGAGTTCACCGACGTCGCCTACGCCATCGTCTACGGCAACACCCTCACCGCGCTCGCCCAGGGGGCCATCGGTCTGGTGGGCATGCTCCTGGTCGGCGTGCCCCACGCGGGGGTGTGGGGCGCGGCCATGGTCATCGCCGCGATGGTGCCCGTCGTGGGCACGGGCCTCGTGTGGGTGCCCGTCAGCATCGCGCTGATCCTCTCGGGCAAGTCGAGCGAGGGGCTCTTCCTGCTGGCCTGGGGCGCCATCGTGGTGGGCTCGGCGGACAACGTCCTGAGGCCCAAGCTGTGCGGCTCTCGTATGGCCCTGCACCCGCTGCTCGTCTTCCTCTCCATGTTCGGTGGGGTGGCCGTGTTCGGGATGATGGGGATGCTGGTGGGGCCGCTGATCGCCTCCTTCTTCATGGCCATGGTGCGCATCTACCGGCGGGACTTCCTGGGCATCTCCACGCCCGCCCTGGTCGCCCCTCCCGTGGTCGAGCCCTCGGTGGTGGAGCCCGCCGTGGCTCCGGCCCCCATGGCGGCATCCTCTGTCGAGACCTGA
- a CDS encoding DUF1592 domain-containing protein — MALSLMACQSQSPAPEGGIGDGLQPPPNAPFTAQLIRRLNRTEYLNTVRELLGPTASTSQVLPADDQVGGYDNNAQVLSLSPLLLEKYALAAEELVASALAPTNSQGRARLLTCDFSGANEEPCAKQILARFGSQAWRRPLSAEDVSALLARVKASRTAGDTFEVALGVGLQSILVSPHFLFRVELDPSPDALEPHPLNDFELATRLSYFLWSGPPDEALLAAAAAGTLKQEAELEQQVRRMLADPRAQALVDNFAGQWLRTRQLALAQPSPSQFPTYASGQLAQAMAMETALVFRELLQSDRSVLDLVDADFTYVNAALATHYGLPGSFDPDPTRFTRVTLSPQSSRRGILTHGSILTLNATPTRNSTVKRGKWVLGRLLCQEPPPPPANVPQLPSSSPTAGSLRQRMEQHVSDPACSGCHQKMDPIGFALEHYDAIGAWRATDGQYTIDARGTFPDGRTFDGALEMATVLKNDPDLPSCVVRHVFTYAMGRTPEWSDELAIAQLTQTFQARGHRMKELLVQVVLSPPFRMRRAQEAQP, encoded by the coding sequence GTGGCCCTCTCGCTGATGGCCTGCCAGAGCCAATCCCCTGCTCCGGAAGGAGGAATCGGCGATGGCCTCCAACCCCCTCCGAACGCGCCCTTCACCGCGCAGCTCATCCGCCGGCTCAACCGGACGGAGTACCTGAACACGGTGCGGGAGTTGCTGGGGCCCACCGCCTCTACCTCGCAGGTGCTCCCCGCGGATGATCAAGTGGGCGGCTACGACAACAACGCCCAGGTACTGAGCCTCAGCCCGTTGCTGCTGGAGAAGTACGCACTGGCGGCGGAAGAGCTGGTGGCGTCCGCGCTGGCTCCCACCAATTCACAAGGCCGGGCGAGGCTCCTCACCTGTGACTTCTCTGGAGCGAACGAGGAGCCCTGCGCGAAGCAGATCCTCGCGCGCTTCGGGAGCCAGGCGTGGCGCCGCCCTCTGTCCGCCGAAGACGTAAGCGCGCTGCTGGCGCGAGTGAAGGCGAGCCGCACTGCGGGGGACACCTTCGAGGTAGCGCTGGGAGTAGGACTCCAATCCATCCTGGTCTCGCCGCACTTCCTCTTCCGAGTGGAGCTGGATCCATCGCCAGACGCGCTGGAGCCGCACCCGCTCAATGACTTCGAGCTGGCCACGCGGCTGTCCTACTTCCTGTGGAGCGGGCCACCGGACGAGGCGCTGCTGGCGGCGGCGGCGGCCGGCACGCTGAAGCAGGAAGCGGAGCTGGAGCAGCAGGTGCGCCGAATGCTGGCGGACCCGCGAGCCCAGGCGCTGGTGGACAACTTCGCCGGCCAGTGGCTGCGCACGCGCCAGCTCGCGCTGGCCCAACCCTCTCCCTCGCAGTTCCCCACCTACGCCTCGGGCCAGTTGGCCCAGGCCATGGCCATGGAGACGGCGCTCGTGTTCCGCGAGCTGCTGCAGAGCGATCGCAGCGTACTGGACCTGGTGGACGCGGACTTCACCTACGTGAACGCGGCGCTGGCGACCCACTATGGCCTGCCGGGCAGCTTCGATCCGGACCCGACCCGCTTCACGCGTGTGACGCTGTCGCCCCAGAGCAGCCGCCGCGGAATCCTCACCCACGGCAGCATCCTCACCTTGAACGCGACGCCCACGCGCAACTCCACGGTGAAGCGCGGCAAGTGGGTGCTGGGACGGCTGCTGTGCCAGGAGCCCCCTCCCCCGCCGGCGAACGTGCCGCAACTGCCCTCCAGCAGCCCCACCGCCGGCTCGCTGCGTCAGCGCATGGAACAGCACGTTAGCGATCCGGCGTGCTCCGGCTGCCACCAGAAGATGGATCCCATCGGCTTCGCCCTCGAGCACTACGACGCCATCGGCGCCTGGCGGGCGACGGACGGGCAGTACACCATCGACGCACGGGGCACGTTCCCGGACGGCCGCACGTTCGACGGAGCCCTGGAGATGGCCACCGTGCTCAAGAACGATCCGGATCTGCCCTCCTGCGTGGTGCGCCACGTCTTCACCTACGCCATGGGCCGCACACCCGAGTGGAGCGACGAGCTGGCCATCGCCCAGCTCACCCAGACCTTCCAGGCCCGGGGCCACCGGATGAAGGAATTGCTCGTCCAGGTCGTGCTCAGTCCCCCGTTCCGGATGCGCCGCGCGCAGGAGGCTCAGCCATGA
- a CDS encoding P1 family peptidase: protein MHQRLLELNTPRVRARELGLPLGRFKPGKYNAITDVDGVLVGHCTLIQGEGPLRPGHGPVRTGVTAILPNNGNIFMERMNGGGFVLNGAGEVSGMTQLMEWGLVETPMMLTNTMAVGAVSDGVARYLVDRYPGIGDEHDVIIPIVGECDDSYLNDISGRHVRAQHVLEAINNAKSGPVAEGNVGGGTGMVTCDFKGGIGTASRKLPEAMGGYTLGVLVMSNFGKMHNLRVGGLPVGEVLAEKFKDVPRRGQTYGSIIAVVATDAPLLSHQINRLCKRVSLGIGRVGSYAAHGSGEIIVGFSTANIIPRRTQKMVYKLKILLDQRLDPLYEAVMEATEEAILNSMCMAEPMKGVNDNFCPALPLDEVRRFVDACRPIFAAVKKRPQQSSAPASKERPSDVDKEGEVRVAEAMPTAVRGAEGIPYPTRPAPDESEGSAPGGSSDT, encoded by the coding sequence ATGCACCAACGCCTCCTCGAACTGAACACCCCGCGGGTGCGCGCACGGGAGCTGGGGCTGCCGCTCGGCCGCTTCAAGCCCGGCAAGTACAACGCCATCACCGACGTGGACGGGGTGCTCGTCGGCCATTGCACGCTCATCCAGGGCGAAGGCCCGCTGCGCCCCGGCCACGGGCCCGTACGCACCGGCGTCACCGCCATCCTGCCCAACAACGGCAACATCTTTATGGAGCGGATGAACGGCGGAGGCTTCGTGCTCAACGGCGCCGGAGAGGTGTCCGGCATGACGCAGCTCATGGAGTGGGGCCTCGTCGAGACCCCCATGATGCTCACCAACACCATGGCCGTGGGTGCCGTGTCCGACGGCGTGGCCCGCTACCTCGTCGATCGCTACCCCGGCATCGGCGACGAGCACGACGTCATCATCCCCATCGTCGGGGAGTGCGACGACAGCTACCTCAATGACATCTCCGGCCGGCACGTCCGCGCCCAGCACGTGCTCGAGGCCATCAACAACGCCAAGTCCGGCCCCGTCGCCGAGGGCAACGTGGGCGGTGGCACCGGCATGGTCACCTGCGACTTCAAGGGTGGCATCGGCACCGCCTCGCGCAAGCTGCCCGAGGCCATGGGTGGCTACACCCTCGGTGTCCTGGTGATGTCCAACTTCGGCAAGATGCACAACCTGCGCGTGGGCGGCCTGCCCGTGGGCGAGGTGCTGGCCGAGAAGTTCAAGGACGTGCCCCGGCGCGGGCAGACCTACGGCTCCATCATCGCCGTGGTGGCCACCGACGCTCCGCTGCTCTCTCACCAGATCAACCGCCTGTGCAAGCGCGTGTCCCTGGGCATCGGCCGGGTGGGCAGCTACGCGGCCCACGGCTCGGGGGAGATCATCGTCGGCTTCTCCACCGCCAACATCATCCCCCGGCGCACCCAGAAGATGGTCTACAAGCTGAAGATCCTCCTGGACCAGCGCCTGGACCCCCTCTACGAGGCGGTGATGGAGGCCACCGAGGAGGCCATCCTCAACTCCATGTGCATGGCCGAGCCCATGAAGGGCGTGAACGACAATTTCTGCCCGGCCCTGCCTCTGGACGAGGTGCGGCGCTTCGTGGACGCCTGCCGCCCCATCTTCGCCGCGGTGAAGAAGCGCCCCCAGCAGAGCAGCGCCCCTGCCTCGAAGGAGCGGCCCTCGGACGTGGACAAGGAGGGCGAGGTCCGGGTGGCCGAGGCCATGCCGACCGCCGTCCGAGGGGCCGAGGGCATCCCTTATCCCACCCGGCCGGCCCCGGATGAATCAGAGGGTTCCGCTCCTGGGGGTTCTTCTGATACGTAG
- a CDS encoding DUF1552 domain-containing protein, translating to MKKPWELSRRTFLRGAGTLLGLPVLEAMVPSIARAQASGALPPRRMMAFYVPNGMYPPEWYPTNTGADYTLSPLLSPLAAFKSDMLVLSGLGNKPSHYSSNVDVGHVASTATFLTAVPAGDAPVRNGISLDQFAANQLKAHTRFPSLELGTRGGTSDVLHNNISWTANGTPMPKETRPDHLFDRLFEGMDPNQSAQEAEARRRRRLSVLDSAREDTTRLQSKLGQQDRLRMEEYLTGVRELEVRLQQTRPSQCSPGARPSEPTDVRQQVRLLLDVMVLAFQCDLTRVATFMYGEAVDDSSYNFLSIPDGRGGSIPISQGHHTLSHDISAGSQSQRMYSAICKWEVEQFAYLLSKMKAVQEPDGTLLDNSVVLFGSNIGEAQVHDTLNMPVVLAGRGGGKVRPGRHILYKNPNDLTPGVPVARLFLSMLQAVGVTATSFGSDGTAPLLELT from the coding sequence ATGAAGAAGCCTTGGGAGCTGTCTCGCCGTACCTTCCTGCGGGGCGCGGGCACACTGCTGGGACTGCCGGTGCTGGAGGCCATGGTCCCGTCCATCGCACGGGCCCAGGCCTCGGGAGCGCTGCCACCTCGGCGGATGATGGCCTTCTACGTCCCCAACGGCATGTACCCGCCGGAGTGGTACCCCACGAACACCGGGGCGGACTACACGCTCAGCCCGCTGCTCTCGCCGCTGGCGGCCTTCAAGAGCGACATGCTCGTGCTCTCCGGGTTGGGCAACAAGCCGAGCCACTACTCCTCCAACGTGGACGTGGGCCACGTGGCCTCCACCGCCACCTTCCTCACCGCCGTGCCGGCGGGTGATGCTCCCGTGCGCAACGGCATCTCCCTGGACCAGTTCGCCGCGAACCAGCTCAAGGCGCATACGCGCTTTCCTTCCCTGGAGCTCGGCACGCGCGGCGGCACCTCGGACGTGCTGCACAACAACATCTCCTGGACCGCCAATGGCACGCCGATGCCCAAGGAGACCCGGCCCGATCACCTGTTCGACCGGCTGTTCGAAGGCATGGATCCCAACCAGAGCGCCCAGGAGGCCGAGGCCCGACGTCGGCGGCGCCTGAGTGTCCTCGACTCCGCGCGCGAGGACACCACCCGGCTCCAGTCGAAGCTCGGGCAGCAGGATCGGCTCCGCATGGAGGAGTATCTGACGGGAGTGCGCGAGCTGGAGGTGCGCCTGCAGCAGACGCGGCCCTCGCAGTGCAGCCCTGGCGCCCGGCCCTCGGAGCCCACGGACGTGCGTCAACAGGTGCGCCTGCTGCTGGACGTGATGGTGCTCGCGTTCCAGTGCGATCTGACCCGCGTGGCCACCTTCATGTACGGCGAGGCGGTGGACGACTCCAGCTACAACTTCCTGTCCATCCCCGATGGCCGAGGAGGTTCCATCCCCATCAGCCAGGGCCACCACACCCTCAGCCATGACATCAGTGCGGGCTCGCAGAGCCAGCGCATGTACAGCGCCATCTGCAAGTGGGAGGTGGAGCAGTTCGCCTACCTGCTCTCGAAGATGAAGGCCGTGCAGGAGCCCGACGGCACCCTGCTCGACAACTCGGTGGTGCTGTTCGGCAGCAACATCGGCGAGGCCCAGGTCCACGACACCCTGAACATGCCCGTGGTGCTGGCGGGCCGAGGCGGAGGGAAGGTCCGTCCGGGGCGCCACATCCTCTACAAGAACCCCAACGATCTCACCCCGGGCGTCCCCGTGGCCCGCCTGTTCTTGTCGATGCTCCAGGCGGTGGGCGTGACCGCCACGAGCTTCGGCTCGGACGGCACCGCCCCCTTGCTGGAGCTCACCTGA
- a CDS encoding aminopeptidase → MARSKSKHRRVQMKHRQHWRKRMKKQKAAAKAEGTKKK, encoded by the coding sequence ATGGCCCGCAGCAAGAGCAAGCACAGGCGCGTGCAGATGAAGCACCGGCAGCACTGGCGGAAGCGCATGAAGAAGCAGAAGGCGGCCGCCAAGGCCGAGGGCACCAAGAAGAAGTAG
- a CDS encoding serine/threonine protein kinase: MGTKRPLLEMDPASLPPGTRVGPWRVKGWCGRGTYGTVYQVEREGHAEEGPYALKLALYAEDERFKREAALLSRIRHPNVPRLEGQGVWEHRAGAFPYLVMQWVEGESLYAWSSQRNPTSRQVLRRLAQVARALEVTHAAGGVHRDVKGDNVLVWQAEERAVLTDFGAGTYRGAGTITSQPLPPGTPRYRSPEAWAFQRLFCFHPSEHYRGSACDDLFALGVMAYRLVTDEYPPPTEPSEEGAEVWRRGGLGPRPPRALNARVSPKLDAIILRLLSQPEERFKGNARRTAEALEHAALSAGAEADIPLFEWEELERAAWPREDLFLAELLGHRPRRRDLTIVSQAEQADASAKVEAERVKAKQRIRVSAHGEREHLREQTLRWLSLGGAVATGLLFTLKTDWAEHAQGSGASASARDVSRDGGAEDGGTSGLGQEVLTAPMAIAAPVDRRGFELDMPGKLFKGQRRAPCQVRYEVEIRGGCWIPIRDIEPPCGDDSYEWKSVCYAPSFSAPRPATSEQP; encoded by the coding sequence ATGGGAACGAAGCGCCCCCTGTTGGAGATGGATCCGGCCTCCTTGCCTCCGGGGACCCGGGTGGGGCCATGGCGGGTCAAGGGCTGGTGTGGACGAGGCACCTACGGAACCGTCTACCAGGTCGAGCGCGAGGGGCACGCGGAGGAGGGGCCGTATGCCCTGAAGCTGGCGCTCTATGCCGAGGATGAGCGCTTCAAGCGGGAAGCGGCGCTGCTGTCGCGCATCCGGCACCCGAACGTGCCGCGCTTGGAGGGGCAGGGGGTGTGGGAGCACCGCGCGGGCGCCTTTCCGTATCTGGTGATGCAGTGGGTGGAGGGCGAGTCGCTGTACGCGTGGTCGAGCCAGCGCAACCCCACCTCGCGCCAGGTGCTGCGGCGGCTGGCCCAGGTGGCGCGGGCGCTGGAGGTCACACATGCGGCGGGTGGGGTACACCGGGACGTCAAGGGAGACAACGTGCTGGTGTGGCAGGCTGAGGAGCGCGCTGTCCTTACCGACTTCGGGGCCGGCACATACCGGGGAGCGGGAACGATCACCTCGCAGCCCTTGCCCCCGGGCACGCCGCGCTACCGGAGCCCCGAGGCGTGGGCGTTTCAACGTCTGTTCTGCTTCCACCCCAGCGAGCACTACCGTGGCAGTGCGTGCGATGACCTGTTCGCGTTGGGTGTGATGGCGTACCGATTGGTGACGGACGAGTACCCGCCGCCTACCGAGCCGAGCGAGGAAGGGGCAGAGGTATGGCGAAGAGGTGGGCTGGGCCCTCGGCCCCCGCGGGCGCTCAATGCCCGTGTAAGCCCGAAACTGGACGCGATCATTCTTCGGCTGCTCTCTCAGCCAGAGGAACGCTTCAAAGGAAATGCCCGGCGGACAGCTGAAGCGTTGGAGCATGCGGCGCTGAGCGCAGGGGCCGAGGCGGACATCCCTTTGTTCGAGTGGGAGGAACTGGAGCGTGCTGCCTGGCCGCGAGAAGACCTATTCCTGGCGGAACTTCTAGGCCACCGCCCACGCCGACGTGACCTGACCATCGTGAGCCAGGCAGAGCAGGCGGATGCCTCCGCGAAAGTTGAAGCCGAGCGGGTGAAGGCAAAGCAACGTATTCGTGTCAGTGCTCATGGAGAACGTGAGCATCTCCGCGAGCAGACACTTCGATGGCTCTCTTTGGGAGGCGCGGTCGCAACGGGCCTTCTTTTCACGTTGAAGACAGACTGGGCGGAGCACGCGCAAGGGAGCGGCGCATCCGCGAGCGCACGAGACGTCTCGCGGGATGGTGGCGCGGAGGATGGAGGCACTTCAGGCCTGGGACAGGAAGTTTTGACTGCCCCCATGGCGATAGCAGCGCCGGTTGACAGGCGAGGCTTCGAACTGGACATGCCTGGCAAGCTCTTCAAGGGGCAACGCCGAGCGCCTTGCCAGGTGCGTTACGAGGTGGAGATCCGGGGAGGCTGCTGGATTCCCATACGCGATATCGAGCCGCCCTGTGGCGATGACAGCTACGAGTGGAAGAGCGTGTGTTACGCGCCGAGTTTCTCGGCGCCGAGACCCGCTACCTCGGAGCAGCCCTAG